The following DNA comes from Vicugna pacos chromosome 13, VicPac4, whole genome shotgun sequence.
GACTCGGAAGGATTGTTGTTCTGTCACTTTGCATGTTCCTGTGACCACGACATTGTTCCCACAGCTGCTCCTCCACCAcctgcaggtgcaaaggcccaggggcccTGCCAGCTCATCCCACAGGGAGAGTCGGTGTGAGGAGCCCGTGGTGGCCTGGGTCCCCGGGGAGGGTGCTCCTCCCCCCCCCTCCACCCTGGGGCTCCGCCCGCCCGCCCTCACCAGGCGCCAGGCGAGGAGACCAGACTGAGAAACAGCCGTGTGAGGCCCGGGAACTCAGCTGTTCCTCAGCTGGGTGCTCGGAGCTCAGGGAGTTGGGGGAAGGGCCCCTCGGCTCCTGAGGTCGTCCTCGGGGAACGGGTTGGGGGGCCCAGTGTGGGCTGCTGGAGCAAGTGCAGAGCCCGTGACAGCTGGCTGGGGCCCTGGGCTTGGTTTTCACGTCTGAACCGGCAAGAAGGGTGCACTGACCCCGGCTTGCGGGGGTGCGATGAGGAAGCACGGGGACGCCCCGGCGCCCCGCCTCCGCCCGCCCTGCAGCCAGGTCTGCGGCCGCTGTGACGCTGCACCTGGCTGTGTGTTCCCCGTGGCACTGATGGCACCCCTTCTGCCCCAGGGTGGTCCCGGGGGGGGGCATCATCCTAGACACCAGCACCTGCGTTTACACCCATCGCTGCTTTTTTAAATCAGTGGAGCTGGCCGGTGTTGACGCTCATGACCTCCAAGGTGAAGTCCTGGTCCAGAGCTGTGCCCTGGGGTCTGGGGCACAGCTGGCGCTGCAGCTCCGTCCCCTGCTGGCTGGCCTCTGAGCCATTTGGCACAGCTGACACCCCTCCCTCCGCCCAGTGCCCAGCCTCTAAGGAGCCTGGAAACCTGACAAAGAAATTGGCACGTGAACGCTCACTCTTGGTCCTGCCCTGTGCGGAGAGGGGCGAGCTTGGCTTCTGAAAGGACCTGCGTGAGGTCTGCCTCTCTGAGCACCCGGCCTGGAGGGAGCCCTTCCTGACTTCCCTGTGGGGGGGCGGTTACCCCAACAGGGGGCGCCCCAAAGGGCGGTGAGTGCTCTGTCAGCACAGCCTCCTGGCCTGGGAGCCTTGCCGCTTCAGGGTGACCTGGAGACGCTGGGGCATGGGCAGAGCGATGGACAGACGGATGGACAGACAGCTGTTAGGAAAGTGCCAGGCAGCATCTCGGCTTCCGTGTCGGTCAGGACCCCTCCAGGCCAGCCCGGAACATCCCCTGGCGCCCTCTGTCCTGTCTCCTGTCCTCCGCTTCTCTGGCCACCAAGGCTCAGGAGGCTCTTGGCAGAAGGAAACGGCCCCTCAGCTGGGAGTTCGGACAccgtccccccaccccaagcccgcTGCCTCCCTGGGCTGCCCCGTAAGGGCCTGGAccccctctgcctgcctcctgtCCCTGCCAGGACGGGAGGGCCTCTCCCAGCACAGGGCCCGGCCtcccagggaagagggaaggcCGTTCCACCAAGAGAGCAGAACTGTCCTCCCATGGCCGCCTCCCATCCCGCCCGCAGAGCAAGGGACGAGCCCTGCCCGGCGTGGGCCCCCGCCTGCTCTGCCCCTCGGCTTTCTGCCCAGCTGGCTTTATACAGACTCGGGAAGCTGGGAGCCCCCCTAGACTGACCCTGACAGGAACATTAAAGACGGAAGTTTCGTTAAAATAGGCTAACCCACCGTGTAGAAAAGGGTGtcattttatcaaatattaacAGTCTGCAGTAATTTGAGGGGCATGCCATCCGTGTCTGTGCTGGAAGGGTCGCCAGAGAGAGGCGACGGGCCAGCAGCCTTGGCGTGGGTATAGGCTGGAGGCTGGTGGCCAGAAGTCTCCTCGCCTCCTGGGAGGGACCAGTCTTCTCCAATTCCAGCGAAACTGGTTTTAATTCAGGGCAGAAACAGAAGGCGGCTGCAGTGGGGTCTGCGTGAGCAGTCAGGTGTGCAAGGGACAGGCTGGCCCTCAAGTCCAGCAGAGGGACCAGCCTTGCGCAGAGATGTAGTCTGGAGCCTTGACCCAAAGAACCAGACAGGCTTAGATACAGTCACTCAGAACCAGAGACAACGAAAAATACTTTTTGGCAGTCGGTCAGTGGAGCCCCCAGCAAAGTGAGGCGGTGGGTAGGGGTGAGGCTTGGCTCGGCTCCGGGAGCCCCTCCCTGTGGGCCACCCCACAGCCCACGGGCTGCGGTGGCCAGAGGGCTGGACTTCCCTCTCCCGGCGCAGCCCAGAGGTCCTGCCTCCCAGGGCAGCTTGAGACAAGAAGGAAGCAGAGGTGGAGCGTGGCTTCCCGGGTCCTGGGCCCAGAGGCCCGCTCTCCGCTGCTCTCCGGGGCAGACCCAGCTGGGGCCCGGCCgagcccctcccccggccccctcAGTGGGCCTCGCCCTCCGTGAACTCCTCTTTGATGGACTGTTTTCGGGACTTGCAGTCCGGGAGGTCAAAGCCGAAGTCGGCCCACTCGTCCGGCCCCGAGGCCCCCGCCGGGCCGCCACGGTTGGGGATGGTGATGGTGTGGCGGACGCGGAAGTGCACGGCCTCCATGACCCGCTGCCGCTGCAGCTCACCCGAGCTGCCGAAGGAGATGGTGGCGGCGTTGCTGCTGGAGCGGATGAGCTGCTGGGCGCCATAGTCGTGGCCCTGCTTCAGGTCCTGGAGGCCCCGCCAAATGGTCATCCGGTACTGCTCTGGGACTTTCAGGGCCCCGAGGTCCTGCAGGAGCAGGGCGGCGCCCCGTCACAGGGTGTTTGTGGCAGGCTGCCCTCGTCCCCTCCCACCAGGGATGTCAACTGTGGGACCCAGAGGGAGGTGAGGAACCCCACCCTGAGGGCCATCGGGTCTGGCCACATGGAATTCGGCCCCAGCATGGTGGCAGGAGAGCTAAGAAGTGATGTGTGTGTGCTCGGGGTTGGGGGGAGAGCTGAGGTCACTCCTGGGCCCCTGGGTCTGGGGCCCTGCCCACAGCAGAGTGACAGAAGGAGACACTGCACACTGGGCCCTGGAGGACCGCCTGCCCCCAGCCTCAGGGCGGGGCCCCTCCCAAAGTCAAAGCAGATGCTCGGGCTCcaacctccctcctcctcccatccctgcccctcccctcccctcccccctcgccAAGCTCGCATCAGCAGTGAGGCAGCGTTCACATGCACTGAGCCAGCCCTGCGGGGAAGCCGGGAGAGGTCGGGGAGGGCGTTAGTGGACACACGACAAGGCCATCCTCTGAGCGACTGGCCCCAGCTCCCTCTGGCCAGCCCACATTTCTGGCCCATGGCCGTGGCTGGGGATGAGCCTCTGAGCAGATGCCAGGCCCCCCGAGCTGGAGCCCCAGGATCCGAcagctgtgtctcctgggctctggctcCATCACTGCCCTCAAGGCACCGCCTGGCTACGAGTGCTCGTTGCCGGGACTCTTGTTCAACCCAGAGACAAGCCTCGACTGTGCGGTGAAGGCGCCCGGGGCGGGGCGCTCCTAGCTCTGCACACCCCTGGCGGGATGTTCAGCTGCCGTGGGTGCAAGGCAAGCAGTTCGGGGGTCCGTTCGTCCCCTTGTAAGTGGCGTTGAACTTGACCGGCTCTGTGGCCCTTCTGACCTTTGACTTCTGCAATTCTTTGTGCCTTGGAGACAGCCCGTCCCCCTACACCAAAGACAGCCTGACCACATCACAGAAGACTCACGTCCAATGAGGGGCCTGGGGGGGGGTCCCTTCCAGCCCGAGGCCCTGCAGCTGAACTGGCTGGACTGGACACTGCTTGTGGGCAGAAGGGTTTGCCAGATTCCCCAGGCTTCCCGCACACGGGCGAGGACAGGCCCGGAGGGGCTGCCCCAGAAAGGGGAGAGCGTTCCCTGCCCCGCAGACAGGGCCCTGCGCCGGGTCTGGGTGGCCCCTGAGCCTTCCTGCCCGGGCAGGGCCGGGGCGGTTACCTCCATGGTTAGGCTCTGCAGGTGGTAAACGCTCTGCAGCCCCTGGGAGGTGAAGCACTCGATGCAGTTTGGACACCCCAGTCCTGTTAGGAAACTGCAGAGGGTTTGGGAAACAAAGCAGCATTAGCCTCTAAGGACCCGGCTACGCGGCCTGTGCTGGTAGAAACTGGCCGCCCCACAGGTCGCCCCGCCCACTGCTGGCCACCGCTTCGGGGACGCGCTCGCTGCGGGCACAGCGTCCAAGGAACCCCTGGCTTATTGTGTCCCCTCAGCACGTCGGTTGGATACTCACTCCTGACCTTCCTCTGCCTCTGTTCTTCCTCGAGCCGCTAAGCAGGGCACGCGCAGGGTGGCATGCAGGGACCGTCCCCGGGCGGGGCCAGGTAACCTGGCCGCCAGGGCTGAGGTTAGTGGGTTAGTGGCGGGGCCCAGCAGCCACCCACGTACCTGACCAGGCTGGGGTCGGCGTGGTAGGGGGGTGGCGGGGTGCAGTGGGACCCCGAGACcacgggctgggagctggggcccCCGTTCATCTCGCCGTCGGCCTGCAGGGTGTGGCCGTGGTTGTTGAGGATCCCAGGGCCTGGGCAAGAGGCAGGCGGGCCTGTCAGAGTGAGCCAGGCCCAGCCACCCCAAGACCAGGAGTGGACAGAGGGGACCATCCACGACCCTGCGTCTTGCTCATAGGCCCGAGTTGCTGGAGGGAGGCAGCCGCCCAGAGCCCCTGGTGGTCCGAGCCCACCCTTTGGGcgtccccacccaccccagccaggcTGCCCGAGCTACTCACCCATGGGCCCCAGGTTGGGCCCGGCCGCCGAGCCGTGGGGGGGAGGCTGGCCCACCAGCTGGTTGACGGAGGGCAGCTTGTTGACTGCCCCATGCACTTTGTTCATGGGCGAGAGGACAGGCCCATAGGATGGAGGCTGCAGGTGGCTTCTGCTCGGAAGGGACAGCTCGGGTTGGTAAGGCGCTCAGGACACTGTCACCTCCACTTAACACCTCCGTGCTGCTGGGGCCTGGAGACCTCGACCCGCGTGAGGTGTCAGAGCGCCTGCCTCCTCACCCAGACTCCCTGTCTGATGTCTGATGGTGGCCTGCTGGCAGGCAGGACCCGGcaagggtgggagggggtgggtgtGGCTTACATCCCTGGAATCGGCCCTAGTCTTGGTGGGTCAGCGTTGCTCCAGCCACCCCTCCGCGCATCCACTGAGCAGAGACCCCGCCGTGGGGGAGACAGTGATGGCTGAGATGGCCGCAGTCAGGGAAGGCTTGGGGACACCAAGGCAACCGCTGCCTGGTGCTGTGACTGTTTGCCACACCAAGTCCCCCGGtagccccacctcccccaggcgGCCAGGCAGGACAGGGCGGGGCCCCGGGGGCCAGAGGGGCTGCACTCACTGCCTCTGTAGGAGCTGCTGCTGCCGGTAGGAGTCCACCAGCTGCTGCGGCACCAGCTCCATCAGCTCCAGGCTCTCCTTGATCTTCATCAGGATCTCAAAGTTCTCCCGGCCCCGCACCTGAGCGCAGAGAGGTGGACCCTCTGCCCTGGTGCGTGTGGACGCCTCCCGGCCCAGGCCCCCCGGGCAGTGAAGCGCCTCTCCTTTCTTGGGGGTCCCCTGCCTCTACCCTCCTCTTCCCGGAAGCAGGTCTGATGGGCGGGTCTCCTCTGTCCACGCAAATCATgcccatcccttcccacccctgagcCTCCACCACACTGTCCCCGTCCCCCTTTCCAGAGCTCAGTGCACGGTGGGTGCCAGCAGGGGACCTGCGACAAATACAGGacttttagaacaaggaattcattcttgaagaactcAGAAAATGACCCTCTCACGTCAGAGACCAGTCCCAGCAAAGCAGGGGCTTCACCCTCCAGCTGGAGAAGCCTTGTCACACAGCAGCCTGCGAGCGCGGTTTCCGTGACGCGGCTGGGGCCAGCCAGGCTGTGCGGGTGTGGGGCTCCTCATGCGCCGCCCGGCGTGGGGGGCCTGCATCACCCCCATGGTGTTGCTGTGTCTGCAGCAAGACTTCCTGTGCTGGGGCCTGACTCAGACAGAGCCCCCGCGCGGTGGCCCTGCTCTCCCTCTGCTCTGGCCCTTCTGGTCAGGCCCCCTGGGAGCTGGCTCTCCCTTCCAGGCCCTGCGGCCTGCAGAGCTGGGGGCCCCAGTCACTCACGTGCATGTAGTACACGTCCTCGTCCCCGTGCCGCCTCTTCTTCACGCTGGTGCCCAGGGCAGGGATGGCAGGGGGGCTCTGCTTGAAGGCTGGAAGGGGACGGGGAGGCCTCGTGAGCTGGCGACGGAGGAGCCACGCCGACCACGCCGCCTGGTGTGAGCCAACATTCGCGAGGGACACCTTGTGGACGGGCCCAGGGACCAGTCACCCACTCAGATGGGCCACCCACCCTGGACAGAGCTGGACAGGGGCATGAGGGCGGGGCTGGCTCTGTTACCCGAGCCCCGGGGCAGGTCCAACTGCGTCCCGAGGGCTGCCTGGCTCTGGCGTCCGGGCCTGCCCTCCACACCCGTGCCCCGGCCCGGAGCCCCGCTCACTGCGCTTGCTGGCCGCCCCGCTCTTGGCGGCGCTCTCGTTCAGGGCCTGCTGCTCGCGGTAGTGGTCTTCGTCTGCTTTGCGGTCTCGGCCAGGACAGGCGCAGATGCGGCCCTCGAAGGACCGGCGGCCCAGCACCTGCCCACTGTCCAGGGACACAGCCAGAACCGTGAGGTTTGGAGGCCTCCTTCCTCAGCCACCTTGGACCCCACAGAACTGGCCTCGATGGGCTGAGGGGTCAGGGCCAAGCACCCAGCTGCTCTGGGACACCAGGTCCCCTGctactctccccaccccccaggcggCTCCTGAGCCTGCAGCCCCTGAGGCCCCTCCCAGCTCATGGCCTGCAGGGCCAGCACCACTCCTTGGTCATGCCTCCCTGTCTCCACCCAAGACCTCCAGCAACGCTGGCCCaggtcccagccctgctccctccccagccccacgtCCCGCAGACTCACTCCCGGGTCTCCAGGgtgatgatgatgaggatgggcCGCCGGTTCATGCCCCCCACGCAGCTGCTGTTGCACATGAAGTTGTACAGGATGGTGGTGAATTCTGTCCCCACCTGCACACAGGAGGCGGGGGGAGGCTGTGGGGTCAGCACATGGGTCCCAACCGCAAAAGTGGGGGCTCCTATCCTTTACATTTCTGGGTAGGCAAGGGGGTGCTGGGTCCTGTGGTCCTCAGTCttctatccacccatccaccccctCACCTATCCATCCTCCCTTCCAtcctcccctccatcctcccatctatccacccacccatccacccacccatccatccatcatccacccacccatccatccactcttccaaccatccatccatccatccatcacctCCATCCACTCAGCAATCCATCCACCCGCATCTATCCACTCATGCAGTACACTGGAGCCATGCGCTGTGCTGGCTCTGGGTACCGAGAGTGCCACACCCAGTTTCTGCTCTCGGGAGGCACAGAGGGTCGCGGTCTGGCAGCCCCAACCACCTCCCCTGACAGCCCGGAGGCTGGTGTGAGCAGGCACGTGCACAGGCCTCCGTGGGCACACGAGTGTGTTTCACATGCCGTGGGCTCTTCTGGGCAGAAAGGCATTGCTCTAGCAGAGGGGGCCCAGAGCCGTCCAAGTggacccccagcacacacacttgTTCCAGGGAGTTTGGGGAGAGCTGAGATGTGAACTCAGGACTCTTGACCCCTGGGCATCCGAGGCCCACAAAGTGGGCAGTTGTCACGTCAGGGAGCAAAAATCGCAATATTGACTTGGGAAACCTGGCCTTTCACGAAGCTGCTGGCATGTGGCAGCCACCAGGGGGCGGGAGAGACCTGCTTTCCTGGCTGGCTCTGGCAGTGAGAGCCAGGCTCGGGAGGGAAGGCAACCCCTCCCAGGCCCTGGTCCCTCCAATGCCAGGACTGTTTCTAAGCAACCAAGAGGAGGTGCCTGGGAGGAcctgggagggcctgggaggGCCTGGGGGGACCAGGTACCAGGGTAGGGCCTGGTAGGGGCAGTGGGACCAGGTACAGAGATGGAGTGGGGCGTGGGTGCTGAAGGACAGGGTACAGCTCTGGGCGGTCTCAAatccaggcagaggaaaggcaGGGGCTGGCTGCCGCATGCCTACCCTGGGAAGCATGGCCCAAGGCCCACAGCTGAGACCCGCTCTCCACCTGAGGTCTTGGCACCCCTACCCCACCATCACCCCGCCCGGCCCTCACGTCAGTTCCAGAGCCTTCTGCTGCCTTTGAGTCAAAGACCCCCAGGTCTTTCCGCCCTGCCCACCTCTTACAgcgcccagcccccagcctccaggcCCCATCACCTCATCTCCAGGCCCTGCAGCGACGACGTGCCCCTGACCGCGGGCCTCTCCTCTTCCTCGCGGGCCCCCACTCCACCCAAACTCCAGTCTTCGGCCCGTCTGTcccccagagccccaggcagagacCAGGGCATGGGAAAAGGACGGGCagggctgaggctcagaggtcgGCAGGCCCAGGCCCCACTCTAGAGCTGAGAATGCAGACGCTCTGAGAGGGCCCAAGGGGGTCCCACCCAGACTGGCAGGGAAGGGATGTGAAGTAGGGGAGAGCTGCACAGCCCAGACTTAACTCACAGACGCTCGCTAAGGGACCCCAGGGGTCTCTGCCCGgaagccccgcccccgcctggccCCGCCTACCTGCGGGGGCTCGTAGGGCACCATGACACTCTGCCTGCCGGTGACGGGGTCGTCCACGTACTGCGAGAGGTTGTTGCCCTCCACGCGGATGAGGTGGCTGGCCGGCGCAGACTGTCCTGCCAAGAGGGGCTGCCGCTTCAGAGGGGTGCCAGCCGGGGTCTGGCCGGGGTTGCGGGGAGGCGCGGGGCGGAACGCAGGCCAGCGGGCAGCCCTCCTGCCCCTGGGGCCTGGCCCAGCAGCCCTGCTCCCGCTCACCTGTAGTCACTGGCACTTCAGG
Coding sequences within:
- the TP73 gene encoding tumor protein p73 isoform X3; amino-acid sequence: MSQSTQSAAADEGATFQHLWSSLEPDSTYFDLPQSGRGNAEVAGSAEASMDVFHLQGMTSSVMSQFNLLSSTMDQMSSRAAPASPYTPEHAASVPTHSPYAQPSSTFDTMSPAPVIPSNADYPGPHHFEVTFQQSSTAKSATWTYSPLLKKLYCQIAKTCPVQIKVSTPPPPGTAIRAMPVYKKAEHVTEVVKRCPNHELGRDFNEGQSAPASHLIRVEGNNLSQYVDDPVTGRQSVMVPYEPPQVGTEFTTILYNFMCNSSCVGGMNRRPILIIITLETRDGQVLGRRSFEGRICACPGRDRKADEDHYREQQALNESAAKSGAASKRTFKQSPPAIPALGTSVKKRRHGDEDVYYMHVRGRENFEILMKIKESLELMELVPQQLVDSYRQQQLLQRQPWDPQQPRPHPAGRRRDERGPQLPARGLGVPLHPATPLPRRPQPGQDLGALKVPEQYRMTIWRGLQDLKQGHDYGAQQLIRSSSNAATISFGSSGELQRQRVMEAVHFRVRHTITIPNRGGPAGASGPDEWADFGFDLPDCKSRKQSIKEEFTEGEAH
- the TP73 gene encoding tumor protein p73 isoform X1: MSQSTQSAAADEGATFQHLWSSLEPDSTYFDLPQSGRGNAEVAGSAEASMDVFHLQGMTSSVMSQFNLLSSTMDQMSSRAAPASPYTPEHAASVPTHSPYAQPSSTFDTMSPAPVIPSNADYPGPHHFEVTFQQSSTAKSATWTYSPLLKKLYCQIAKTCPVQIKVSTPPPPGTAIRAMPVYKKAEHVTEVVKRCPNHELGRDFNEGQSAPASHLIRVEGNNLSQYVDDPVTGRQSVMVPYEPPQVGTEFTTILYNFMCNSSCVGGMNRRPILIIITLETRDGQVLGRRSFEGRICACPGRDRKADEDHYREQQALNESAAKSGAASKRTFKQSPPAIPALGTSVKKRRHGDEDVYYMHVRGRENFEILMKIKESLELMELVPQQLVDSYRQQQLLQRQSHLQPPSYGPVLSPMNKVHGAVNKLPSVNQLVGQPPPHGSAAGPNLGPMGPGILNNHGHTLQADGEMNGGPSSQPVVSGSHCTPPPPYHADPSLVSFLTGLGCPNCIECFTSQGLQSVYHLQSLTMEDLGALKVPEQYRMTIWRGLQDLKQGHDYGAQQLIRSSSNAATISFGSSGELQRQRVMEAVHFRVRHTITIPNRGGPAGASGPDEWADFGFDLPDCKSRKQSIKEEFTEGEAH
- the TP73 gene encoding tumor protein p73 isoform X2, which translates into the protein MDQMSSRAAPASPYTPEHAASVPTHSPYAQPSSTFDTMSPAPVIPSNADYPGPHHFEVTFQQSSTAKSATWTYSPLLKKLYCQIAKTCPVQIKVSTPPPPGTAIRAMPVYKKAEHVTEVVKRCPNHELGRDFNEGQSAPASHLIRVEGNNLSQYVDDPVTGRQSVMVPYEPPQVGTEFTTILYNFMCNSSCVGGMNRRPILIIITLETRDGQVLGRRSFEGRICACPGRDRKADEDHYREQQALNESAAKSGAASKRTFKQSPPAIPALGTSVKKRRHGDEDVYYMHVRGRENFEILMKIKESLELMELVPQQLVDSYRQQQLLQRQSHLQPPSYGPVLSPMNKVHGAVNKLPSVNQLVGQPPPHGSAAGPNLGPMGPGILNNHGHTLQADGEMNGGPSSQPVVSGSHCTPPPPYHADPSLVSFLTGLGCPNCIECFTSQGLQSVYHLQSLTMEDLGALKVPEQYRMTIWRGLQDLKQGHDYGAQQLIRSSSNAATISFGSSGELQRQRVMEAVHFRVRHTITIPNRGGPAGASGPDEWADFGFDLPDCKSRKQSIKEEFTEGEAH